The Afifella aestuarii genomic interval CGTCCGCGGCGACGGACAGCTGAGGGTGACGACCATGACCATGATCATGCATGCGCTGGTGTCTCCCGAGGACGCGATCGTCGATCGTAGGCGGCAAGACCCGGACAACCTGCCTGCGACGCGTCCCGGCTGGCGCTGGCTGCCGGAAGAGCGCGATGATGCGCCGGTGAACCCTGACACGGAGGTGGCGACCGAAGAGGTCCTCACGGTTGAAGAGGATCGCGTCGTGCGGGCGCGAGGGAAAAGGGCGCTGACCGTCGAGGAATTGAAAGCCGAGGTGGCGCGGTTGCGCTGGGAGCGCGAGGTTGCTGGGATCGAGGTGGTGATAGCCGGCGAGACGGTGCCGCTCTCGACAGCGCGAGGCGATGATCGCCAAGCGCTCGACTCGACCTATGCAGCCATTCGCGATGGCTTGAGGCAGGATAGCGCGACGTTCAAGTTCGCAGATCTGACATCGCGGGCGGTCAGCAATGCCGACATGCGGGCCGCCGTTGTCGCAGCGCTGGCGCATATCCAAGCCTGCTTCGACCTAGAAGGACTCGTCGCCGCGGAAATCGACGCAGGCATGATCACCAACAAGGCGCAGGTCCGCGCCGCGTTTGAGGCGAGCTGATGGCGCTCAATGGATCCGCGCTGACGCTGATGGGCGGACGGCGGAGATCGAGGGCTGCGCTCGCGGATATCGGTGAAGCGGGTCTCCTGCATTGGTACGACTTCGACGATTTCAGTGGAGATACTGAGCGAGTTATCGCCGACCAGTTTGGCGGCGCTGATCTAGATACAAGGGGGAGCTGGATCGCCGACGGCAATATACGAATGCACTCGGCAAGCGCGCGGACCACATCAGCCGCCCTTCAATCGGCTCTTGCCGCGCAAGCGGACAAAAGAGCTTTCAGCTGTATTTTCGTAATGAAAGCTGTCGGCTCGTCAGATTACTATTTCGGAAATGTAATTGATGGCGGCTCGGGAGATACTAGATATTATTTTGCCGGGGCTCGATTTTACACATTGATTGCGCGAAAATCTCGGTATGATTATCTAACGATGCCAGCCGCGAAGGCGGCAATGCACA includes:
- a CDS encoding DUF4376 domain-containing protein, with translation MIMHALVSPEDAIVDRRRQDPDNLPATRPGWRWLPEERDDAPVNPDTEVATEEVLTVEEDRVVRARGKRALTVEELKAEVARLRWEREVAGIEVVIAGETVPLSTARGDDRQALDSTYAAIRDGLRQDSATFKFADLTSRAVSNADMRAAVVAALAHIQACFDLEGLVAAEIDAGMITNKAQVRAAFEAS